In the genome of Bacillus sp. S3, one region contains:
- a CDS encoding GerAB/ArcD/ProY family transporter produces the protein MNQQPGKLGIREYVSIAILMVSLKATENAPTLLFNKVQNAAWMLPVLSAGIFFIPLFLLLKTMSLFQGKNLVFVIQKLLGKYIGFFICLFIFVISSLGMSFESRSYTDIIRAFYFSTTPTPVLYAIFMAVCAYGAKKGIQHVGSVAYLLIFYVIISFFVALGLSTQDSNIQAMLPIWGTGKLEIITKSAQSLNLCAEFFLLTMFIPYITSNKDFRKGTWIAYISVSIQVSAATLLFICMFDQSLGGIGYPFHTAIRYISLGSYIPNIEIIFFIIWIISAFIRFTAFLYINALVFGHLFKIKDFEFLIPSLATIYLLIGILPESPPEVIFNWRQMVQTIIGPSFGAISLILWLAAVVKGEFKHAINKNSR, from the coding sequence ATGAATCAGCAGCCTGGAAAACTTGGTATTCGAGAATATGTGTCCATCGCGATTTTAATGGTTAGTTTGAAAGCAACAGAAAATGCTCCCACCCTTTTGTTTAATAAGGTGCAAAATGCAGCCTGGATGCTCCCTGTCCTATCGGCAGGAATCTTTTTTATTCCACTTTTTTTATTACTAAAGACAATGTCGTTATTTCAAGGGAAAAATCTTGTTTTTGTGATTCAAAAATTACTGGGAAAGTATATTGGCTTTTTTATTTGTCTTTTTATTTTTGTCATTTCATCGTTAGGTATGTCGTTCGAATCGAGAAGCTATACAGATATCATTAGGGCGTTTTATTTTAGTACTACGCCCACGCCGGTCCTTTATGCCATTTTTATGGCCGTTTGTGCTTATGGTGCCAAAAAGGGGATTCAGCATGTCGGTTCTGTTGCCTATCTGCTAATTTTTTATGTAATAATCTCTTTCTTTGTTGCGTTAGGATTAAGCACTCAAGATAGTAATATTCAAGCAATGCTGCCTATTTGGGGAACTGGAAAACTTGAAATAATAACGAAAAGTGCACAAAGCTTAAACCTTTGTGCAGAATTTTTTCTGCTTACTATGTTCATTCCGTATATAACGTCAAATAAAGATTTTCGAAAGGGCACTTGGATTGCCTATATTTCCGTCAGTATCCAAGTCAGTGCGGCTACACTTTTATTCATTTGCATGTTTGACCAATCTTTAGGTGGTATAGGATATCCGTTTCATACGGCTATTCGTTACATTTCACTTGGAAGTTATATTCCGAATATTGAAATCATCTTTTTCATTATTTGGATTATATCAGCGTTTATTCGCTTCACTGCCTTTTTGTACATTAATGCTCTGGTGTTTGGTCATCTTTTTAAAATTAAAGACTTTGAATTCTTGATTCCATCACTTGCAACCATTTATTTATTGATTGGGATTTTACCGGAATCCCCCCCAGAGGTCATTTTTAACTGGAGGCAAATGGTTCAAACCATAATCGGCCCTTCGTTTGGTGCCATTTCGCTCATTTTATGGCTTGCCGCAGTGGTAAAAGGAGAATTTAAACATGCAATTAACAAAAACAGTAGGTAA
- a CDS encoding DMT family transporter: MKGKMKFIITMLLFGSIGIFVKKLDMSSSEIAFLRGVIGSVFLLFVSLLVKHRPSRQALKENAILLLLSGAAIGLNWIFLFESYRYTTISNATISYYFAPIFVMMLAPWVLKEKLTTAKVICIIMAMAGLLLIVNPGAGSSSGAADNKLGIFYGLLAAAFYASVVLMNKFIKNLSGFEITLVQLMAAALVLFPYVGWQGQLNFTGLDSTSIIFILILGIVHTGFAYFLYFTSIQNLPGQTIAVLSYIDPISAVIIAAIFLSESMTFIQMIGGVLVLGATFLSEKRELKIVKKGQAPTPSP, from the coding sequence TTGAAGGGGAAAATGAAGTTCATTATCACAATGCTCTTGTTTGGGAGTATCGGTATTTTTGTAAAAAAACTCGACATGTCTTCAAGCGAAATTGCGTTTTTACGGGGGGTAATCGGAAGTGTATTCCTGCTTTTTGTCAGTTTACTAGTTAAACATAGGCCATCTCGTCAAGCGTTAAAAGAGAATGCCATTCTGCTTCTCCTCTCCGGGGCGGCGATCGGACTTAATTGGATTTTTCTCTTTGAGTCCTACCGCTATACGACCATTTCCAATGCCACAATTAGTTACTACTTTGCACCAATCTTTGTGATGATGTTAGCACCATGGGTTCTGAAGGAAAAGCTGACGACTGCGAAGGTTATTTGTATCATTATGGCGATGGCTGGACTTTTATTAATTGTGAATCCAGGAGCCGGCAGTTCAAGCGGTGCAGCGGACAATAAATTAGGAATTTTCTATGGACTTCTTGCTGCAGCCTTCTATGCAAGTGTCGTGTTAATGAACAAATTTATCAAAAATTTATCGGGGTTTGAAATCACCCTGGTGCAATTAATGGCAGCTGCATTGGTCCTGTTTCCCTATGTAGGATGGCAAGGGCAGCTAAATTTTACTGGTCTTGACTCGACTTCTATTATCTTTATTTTAATACTTGGAATTGTACATACGGGTTTCGCCTACTTTCTATATTTTACTTCGATTCAAAATCTGCCCGGGCAAACCATTGCGGTTCTTAGTTATATTGATCCGATTTCAGCCGTCATCATCGCAGCGATTTTCTTAAGCGAGAGCATGACATTTATTCAAATGATTGGTGGCGTCCTTGTCCTCGGCGCAACTTTTTTAAGTGAAAAACGAGAATTGAAAATCGTGAAGAAAGGCCAAGCGCCCACTCCTTCCCCATAA
- a CDS encoding Ger(x)C family spore germination protein, with protein MQLTKTVGKMLLIFVLVFSLTGCWDREELEDRSYVIGIGLDHSKHKGKIKVTMLLANPEVGSLQGGGGSTEKPREIISFDANDFIAAKVTANAIISRIISYDLLRIIVVSEEFAKDPAFYHVINSAPFDKEIRSNAYLAVSKERASEYFLKNHPKMETRPHKYFQYMIDHGIENGLIPDSTLFRFFKTTERGADLFLAMNTTAVPEKHPKFKGEDEYYAGQVNATGELDDTQFIGSAVFKNGVMIGKLTGQETSIVNVLDDTTNISDFLLDIPNPFPGKQKSFAVRIMKTENNKVKMNLKGPSPKIFFTLPLKFEVMSNPSMVDFTKKKNREILKKAIAHHMKTEHEKVLKKTQAELNGAPYPLSFHARKYFGTIQEFKKFNWPKTYLKADIYVNTEVEIVDYGKKPKKAGK; from the coding sequence ATGCAATTAACAAAAACAGTAGGTAAAATGTTGTTGATTTTCGTCCTTGTTTTTTCTTTAACAGGTTGTTGGGATCGGGAAGAACTCGAAGATAGATCCTATGTAATTGGGATCGGACTGGATCATTCCAAACATAAAGGGAAAATCAAAGTCACGATGTTACTTGCAAATCCCGAAGTAGGGAGTTTGCAAGGAGGCGGCGGTTCAACAGAAAAGCCGAGGGAGATTATCTCATTTGATGCCAATGATTTTATTGCAGCGAAAGTGACAGCTAATGCGATTATCTCTCGAATTATTAGTTATGATCTTTTAAGAATTATTGTTGTTTCTGAGGAATTTGCAAAAGATCCGGCATTTTATCATGTCATCAACAGTGCTCCCTTTGATAAAGAAATTCGTTCGAATGCCTATTTGGCTGTATCGAAAGAAAGGGCAAGTGAGTATTTTCTGAAAAATCATCCCAAAATGGAAACAAGGCCGCATAAGTATTTTCAATACATGATTGATCATGGAATTGAAAATGGACTCATCCCTGATTCTACTCTTTTTCGTTTTTTTAAGACAACGGAAAGAGGAGCAGATCTGTTTTTAGCCATGAACACAACAGCCGTGCCGGAAAAGCATCCAAAGTTTAAAGGAGAAGATGAGTATTATGCTGGGCAGGTAAATGCAACTGGAGAATTGGATGATACCCAATTTATCGGGTCAGCCGTATTCAAGAATGGTGTGATGATTGGAAAATTGACTGGTCAAGAAACAAGTATCGTCAATGTTCTTGATGATACAACAAACATTAGTGATTTTTTGCTGGATATACCTAATCCCTTTCCAGGAAAGCAAAAATCATTTGCAGTCAGAATCATGAAAACAGAAAACAATAAGGTAAAAATGAACCTTAAGGGTCCCAGCCCCAAAATATTTTTCACTCTCCCATTGAAGTTTGAAGTGATGTCAAACCCGTCCATGGTCGATTTTACTAAGAAAAAGAATCGCGAAATCTTAAAAAAAGCAATAGCACACCATATGAAAACTGAACATGAGAAGGTATTGAAAAAAACTCAGGCAGAATTAAATGGTGCACCATACCCATTGTCCTTTCATGCCCGGAAATATTTTGGAACCATTCAGGAATTTAAAAAATTCAATTGGCCTAAAACTTATCTTAAGGCAGACATTTACGTCAACACGGAAGTTGAAATAGTGGATTATGGCAAAAAACCAAAAAAGGCAGGGAAATAG